In a genomic window of Wyeomyia smithii strain HCP4-BCI-WySm-NY-G18 chromosome 1, ASM2978416v1, whole genome shotgun sequence:
- the LOC129730272 gene encoding uncharacterized protein LOC129730272, which translates to MSQNYDVFDNLNSYLNNNEDCDIPDDLGDSNIEESFLDQQPEPAPVVRKKRTAVLTNSQESLKSNSPQKRKPSTKREVEISSVDSSSESPCLIPSTSSLETARSSSPAPVEVSEPIHLNDDLDQQISEVQRQYDLLFSKGNNFDASEKRYFAGLKKQFQTLMKQRNAVKRRTRQNRASTFLNDLLALKELFYDICVNRNLLAPIQSCPAPADNRTRRRRNRQQAPEVINLVDSPALVLPGVVNLDSDEEDVPTAVANHSFDSDNYDISIKIKWQGSIERHTLRKHQKFADLIAQLAKDVNADPCRVILNLDEQIIDPNDTPDSIGYRITQFITGRVVEKKVLDMFAGKRSNSAKGQRKPSASTNTITLKVQSDRWKTPLQIAVGAEQTMKIVLIKCAEELKCAAGEIKLSFDGEAVELESTPSQLGLEDGEILDLRFVKA; encoded by the exons ATGTCTCAAAACTATGATGTTTTTGACAATCTTAATAGTTACCTCAACA ACAACGAAGACTGCGACATTCCCGACGATCTCGGTGATTCCAATATTGAAGAAAGCTTCCTAGACCAGCAGCCAGAACCAGCACCCGTCGTTAGAAAAAAACGTACTGCCGTGCTAACAAACTCGCAGGAAAGCCTTAAATCGAATTCTCCCCAGAAGAGGAAACCTTCAACCAAGCGAGAAGTGGAAATCTCTTCAGTAGATTCTAGTAGTGAAAGCCCCTGCTTGATTCCTTCGACTTCGTCTCTAGAAACTGCACGTTCGTCTTCGCCAGCACCGGTGGAAGTGTCAGAACCAATCCACTTAAATGATGATTTAGATC AACAGATAAGCGAAGTTCAACGTCAGTACGATCTTCTCTTTAGCAAAGGCAATAACTTTGACGCATCAGAGAAACGCTACTTTGCTGGTCTTAAAAAGCAGTTCCAGACATTGATGAAACAGCGAAATGCTGTCAAGCGAAGAACACGGCAAAATCGCGCATCTACATTCCTGAATGATTTACTTGCGTTGAAGGAGCTATTCTACGATATATGCGTTAACAGAAATTTGTTAGCTCCGATTCAAAGCTGTCCTGCCCCCGCAGACAACAGAACGCGTCGTCGAAGAAACAGACAACAAGCACCAGAAGTAATTAATTTAGTGGACAGTCCGGCACTGGTTCTTCCTGGAGTG GTTAACTTAGATTCTGACGAAGAGGATGTTCCGACGGCAGTTGCCAATCATTCGTTTGATTCGGATAATTATGACATATCCATCAAAATTAAATGGCAAGGAAGCATCGAACGTCATACGCTTCGAAAGCACCAAAAATTTGCTGATTTGATAGCCCAGCTTGCGAAGGATGTGAACGCCGATCCGTGTCGTGTGATATTGAATTTAGATGAGCAGATAATTGATCCTAACGACACACCCGACTCAATTGGATACCGTATTACGCAGTTCATAA CTGGTCGTGTTGTTGAGAAAAAGGTGCTAGATATGTTTGCCGGAAAGCGATCTAATTCTGCTAAAGGACAGAGGAAGCCTTCCGCTAGTACAAATACCATTACTCTAAAGGTGCAATCGGACCGTTGGAAAACTCCGCTGCAAATAGCTGTGGGTGCAGAACAGACAATGAAGATCGTGCTGATCAAGTGTGCCGAGGAGCTGAAGTGTGCCGCTGGTGAGATCAAGCTGAGCTTCGATGGTGAAGCAGTGGAACTAGAATCTACGCCGTCGCAGCTGGGCTTGGAGGATGGCGAGATACTGGATTTGCGATTTGTTAAAGCGTAA
- the LOC129727085 gene encoding uncharacterized protein LOC129727085 — translation MLFFVLNVTPAFENTTLIFSLFNWKIYLTKQTDLKMSSVSTDKVSFLQKYQFLAEVVPNVYLGLYRGIFKIKITLPSFPLLTKMSISVFQKLCYVDVKNVPKVTNLIEYMDNLLNLLDRQKLQDESMIPDMRYFLDILNQLERVKKTHKCKILATKNLSHLKLSGFTANEDHYLEMNRISDAEFAVTLHSLPELGSSVELFKWQASPEAHCTAFVQLLDQLDEFYANLYKIDQLCYVVDPPKIDARTNWRTIKFSSKVFLKITLHPLQPSSIIVAFIGPTKETEYLRELYDSKLENWDPDSDVHTNLLRIFEIMSFPMRMQDGDSDDCTVSCGICMSYRNDNNRIPIVSCDNEKCSLIFHIECLKQWFLSLKQSKTFFAISVGTCPFCKQKVSSSFDELLSDV, via the exons ATGTTGTTTTTTGTGCTAAACGTTACACCGGCATTTGAAAACACAACacttattttttcgttatttaaCTGGAAAATATATTTAACCAAGCAAACGGATTTGAAAATGTCTAGTGTATCAACCGATAAAGTATCGTTTTtgcaaaaatatcaatttctcGCGGAAGTAGTTCCGAATGTTTATTTGGGGCTTTATCGTGGT atttttaaaatcaaaattactCTGCCATCGTTTCCGCTGCTAACAAAAATGAGCATTTCCGTTTTCCAAAAATTATGCTACGTGGACGTCAAAAATGTGCCGAAAGTCACCAATCTAATCGAATATATGGACAACTTACTTAATCTTCTAGATAGACAAAAGCTCCAAGATGAAAGCATGATTCCTGATATGAGATATTTTCTAGACATACTAAATCAGCTAGAGCGAGTCAAAAAGACTCACAAATGCAAGATTCTCGCTACTAAAAATTTGTCGCACCTAAAGCTCTCCGGATTTACGGCAAACGAAGACCATTATCTTGAGATGAACCGCATTTCGGATGCGGAATTTGCCGTAACACTGCACAGTCTTCCAGAGTTGGGATCATCAGTTGAGTTATTTAAATGGCAGGCATCGCCAGAGGCGCATTGTACTGCATTCGTTCAATTATTAGATCAACTGGATGAGTTCTACGCCAACCTGTATAAGATTGATCAGCTTTGTTACGTTGTTGATCCGCCGAAGATTGACGCCCGAACGAACTGGCGAACTATCAAATTTAGTTCGAAAGTTTTCCTGAAAATCACTTTGCATCCTTTACAGCCATCCTCGATTATAGTAGCTTTCATTGGGCCTACGAAAGAGACGGAATATCTGAGGGAACTGTACGACAGCAAGCTCGAAAACTGGGACCCGGATAGTGATGTGCACACAAATTTGTTGAGAATATTCGAAATCATGTCCTTTCCAATGCGAATGCAAGATGGTGACAGCGATGATTGCACAGTAAGCTGCGGGATTTGCATGTCATACAGGAATGATAACAATCGGATTCCTATTGTTTCTTGTGACAACgaaaaatgttcgctgattttTCACATCGAGTGCTTGAAACAG TGGTTTCTTTCATTGAAGCAGAGTAAGACGTTTTTTGCTATATCGGTAGGAACCTGTCCCTTCTGTAAGCAGAAGGTATCCTCCAGTTTCGATGAGTTGCTGAGtgatgtgtga
- the LOC129727090 gene encoding ubiquitin-like domain-containing CTD phosphatase 1, producing the protein MDPQASKEIKIIVKWSGKEYPIEDLTDHDTVAILKHEICKKTQVKPERQKLLNLKYRGKFASDETRLGLLELKPNFKLMMVGSLEADIEEASSKPDNIGNVVNDLDNEDDDKVPLENKEIYLAKINKRVREYKINELNPPREGKRLLVLDIDYTLFDHRSAAENGAELMRPYLHEFLTSAYEDYDIAIWSATSMKWIVEKMKLLGVTSHPDYKLVFMLDSEAMITVHCPLRGVIEVKPLGVVWGKYSQYSSKNTIMFDDLRRNFLMNPKSGLRIKPFAEAHLNRHKDKELLKLSKYLKDIAKHCDDFNDLNHKKWETYKPKKRNNDATDE; encoded by the exons ATGGATCCACAAGCATCCAAAGAGATCAAGATCATTGTGAAATGGAGTGGAAAGGAGTATCCAATCGAAGATCTCACTGATCACGACACGGTGGCTATCCTGAAGCACGAAATCTGCAAGAAGACACAGGTGAAACCGGAGAGACAAAAGTTGCTGAATCTTAAATATCGAG GAAAGTTCGCCAGCGATGAAACCCGCCTGGGACTACTAGAGTTGAAGCCAAATTTTAAACTAATGATGGTTGGATCGCTGGAGGCCGACATCGAGGAGGCATCCTCCAAACCGGATAACATCGGCAACGTGGTGAACGATCTCGACAACGAGGACGATGACAAGGTTCCGTTGGAAAATAAGGAAATCTATCTCGCCAAAATCAACAAACGCGTACGAGAGTACAAAATCAATGAACTGAATCCCCCCCGCGAAGGTAAACGTTTACTGGTGCTGGACATCGATTATACTTTATTCGATCACCGATCGGCGGCTGAAAACGGTGCCGAGCTAATGCGACCCTACTTGCACGAGTTTCTCACTTCCGCTTACGAAGACTACGACATTGCTATTTGGTCAGCCACATCCATGAAATGGATTGTTGAAAAGATGAAACTCCTTGGAGTCACATCACATCCAGACTACAAGCTGGTTTTTATGTTAGACTCGGAAGCGATGATCACTGTCCACTGCCCCTTGCGTGGTGTTATCGAGGTTAAACCTCTGGGTGTCGTATGGGGTAAATACAGTCAGTATTCATCGAAAAATACAATCATGTTTGATGATCTCCGACGAAACTTTCTGATGAATCCGAAGTCTGGCCTTCGAATCAAACCGTTCGCCGAGGCCCATCTCAACCGTCACAAGGACAAAGAACTGCTGAAGCTTTCGAAATACCTCAAAGATATTGCCAAGCATTGTGATGATTTTAACGATTTGAACCACAAAAAATGGGAAACCTACAAACCGAAGAAGCGCAATAACGATGCGACTGACGAATGA